One Salvia splendens isolate huo1 chromosome 22, SspV2, whole genome shotgun sequence DNA segment encodes these proteins:
- the LOC121787536 gene encoding 2-oxoglutarate-Fe(II) type oxidoreductase hxnY-like isoform X1, producing the protein MIKEKEALIPEFSNVSLLNCIDLANPDVQSSVSLLKQVCLDSGFFYVINHGIDKEFMDEVFSQSKRFFSLPKEDKMKLLRNEKNRGFTPLFDQSLDPTNQMHGDYKEGYYIGVEVSEDHSDAQKPFYGPNRWPSEDMLPRWRETMEKYYQGALDVARSISRLIALALGLNVNYFCQPGILGKSIATLQLLYYEDQISEPANGIFGAGAHSDFGLITLLATDDNYGLLICKDKDAKPQIWEYVPPLKGAFIVNIGDMLERWSNCFFRSTLHRVLGNGRERYSIAFFVEPNHDCVVECLPTCQSEQNPPKFTPIKCEDYLLQRYKDTHADLNTYK; encoded by the exons ATGATCAAAGAAAAGGAAGCACTGATTCCAGAATTCTCGAATGTATCACTACTGAACTGTATTGATCTCGCCAATCCAGATGTTCAATCATCTGTCTCTCTCCTTAAACAG GTATGCTTAGATTCTGGGTTCTTCTATGTGATCAATCATGGAATTGATAAGGAATTCATGGATGAGGTCTTCTCTCAAAGCAAAAGATTTTTCAGTTTGCCCAAGGAGGACAAAATGAAGCTTCTAAGGAATGAGAAAAATCGTGGCTTTACTCCATTGTTTGATCAATCCTTGGACCCCACCAATCAAATGCATG GGGACTATAAGGAAGGATATTACATAGGTGTTGAAGTATCCGAAGATCATTCTGATGCACAGAAACCATTTTACGGGCCAAACAGGTGGCCATCTGAGG ATATGTTGCCCAGATGGAGGGAAACTATGGAGAAATATTATCAAGGTGCACT AGATGTAGCAAGATCCATTTCACGGCTGATAGCCCTCGCGTTAGGGCTAAATGTCAACTATTTTTGTCAGCCTGGAATTCTTGGAAAATCTATTGCAACTCTGCAGCTGCTATATTATGAAG ATCAAATTTCTGAACCCGCCAATGGAATATTTGGAGCTGGTGCAcattctgattttggtttgatTACCCTTTTGGCTACTGATGATAACTATGGTCTTCTG ATATGTAAAGACAAAGATGCTAAGCCTCAGATCTGGGAGTATGTACCACCATTAAAAGG GGCATTTATAGTTAATATAGGTGATATGCTGGAGCGCTGGAGCAACTGCTTTTTCAG ATCCACACTGCACCGGGTATTAGGAAATGGCCGAGAAAGATATTCT ATAGCATTTTTTGTTGAGCCTAATCATGACTGCGTTGTCGAATGCCTACCAACATGTCAATCAGAGCAGAATCCTCCAAA GTTCACTCCAATCAAATGTGAAGATTACCTTCTGCAGAGATATAAAGATACTCATGCTGACCTCAATACCTACAAATGA
- the LOC121787536 gene encoding 2-oxoglutarate-Fe(II) type oxidoreductase hxnY-like isoform X2, with the protein MFNHLSLSLNSLPKEDKMKLLRNEKNRGFTPLFDQSLDPTNQMHGDYKEGYYIGVEVSEDHSDAQKPFYGPNRWPSEDMLPRWRETMEKYYQGALDVARSISRLIALALGLNVNYFCQPGILGKSIATLQLLYYEDQISEPANGIFGAGAHSDFGLITLLATDDNYGLLICKDKDAKPQIWEYVPPLKGAFIVNIGDMLERWSNCFFRSTLHRVLGNGRERYSIAFFVEPNHDCVVECLPTCQSEQNPPKFTPIKCEDYLLQRYKDTHADLNTYK; encoded by the exons ATGTTCAATCATCTGTCTCTCTCCTTAAACAG TTTGCCCAAGGAGGACAAAATGAAGCTTCTAAGGAATGAGAAAAATCGTGGCTTTACTCCATTGTTTGATCAATCCTTGGACCCCACCAATCAAATGCATG GGGACTATAAGGAAGGATATTACATAGGTGTTGAAGTATCCGAAGATCATTCTGATGCACAGAAACCATTTTACGGGCCAAACAGGTGGCCATCTGAGG ATATGTTGCCCAGATGGAGGGAAACTATGGAGAAATATTATCAAGGTGCACT AGATGTAGCAAGATCCATTTCACGGCTGATAGCCCTCGCGTTAGGGCTAAATGTCAACTATTTTTGTCAGCCTGGAATTCTTGGAAAATCTATTGCAACTCTGCAGCTGCTATATTATGAAG ATCAAATTTCTGAACCCGCCAATGGAATATTTGGAGCTGGTGCAcattctgattttggtttgatTACCCTTTTGGCTACTGATGATAACTATGGTCTTCTG ATATGTAAAGACAAAGATGCTAAGCCTCAGATCTGGGAGTATGTACCACCATTAAAAGG GGCATTTATAGTTAATATAGGTGATATGCTGGAGCGCTGGAGCAACTGCTTTTTCAG ATCCACACTGCACCGGGTATTAGGAAATGGCCGAGAAAGATATTCT ATAGCATTTTTTGTTGAGCCTAATCATGACTGCGTTGTCGAATGCCTACCAACATGTCAATCAGAGCAGAATCCTCCAAA GTTCACTCCAATCAAATGTGAAGATTACCTTCTGCAGAGATATAAAGATACTCATGCTGACCTCAATACCTACAAATGA